A window of bacterium genomic DNA:
GGCTGACACGCTCACGGCAACCTCCAACGGCCTGCTCGAATCGGTGATCGCCATTCCGCCATCTTCGCGGATGTTTACCTGGGTGGAACGGCATCCGATCTCCACCTATCTCATTTCAGCCAGCGTAACCAACTACGCATCGTATCCGGACGCGTATCTTACGCTGGCTGGCGACACGATGCCCATCGTGCATTACGCCTATCCCGAACGGCTGACCCGCGCTCAGACAAGCTGGAATGTGCTGCCCGCTATGATGAACTTTTGCGCGCAGCTCTTCGGCGAGTACCCGTTTGTGGACGAAAAGTACGGGCACACGATGTTCAGCTTCGGCGGGGCGATGGAACACCAGACCAACACCTCCTTCGGGCGCAACATCACGCCGGGGACGCATAGCTACGATTACATTGTACAGCATGAACTGGTGCACCAGTGGTTTGGAGACGACGTCACTTTGGCGACCTGGCCGGATGTCTGGCTGAACGAGGGCTTTGCCTGCTATGGCGAGGCGCTGTGGATGGAGCATCTCGGCGGTTTTGCCGCCTATCGCAGCTATATGACCTCCACCGGAAACCTGATCGTCACCGATCCTTCCGGGCCGGTGGTCAATCCTGCGGACCTCTTCAACTCCAATACGGTCTATCATAAGGGCGCGTGGGCGCTGCATATGCTACGCGGCCTCGTGCGCAACGATTCCCTTTTCTTTGCCGCGCTGCGGGAATATCACACCCGCCATGCCCACGGCAATGCCACCACGCAGGAATTTCTGGCCGATGTTTCCGATGTTGTCGGCTTCAACGTCACGCCGTATCTGTACAACTACCTCTACCTGACCAACCGTCCGCAGTTTGTGACCTCTTTCGGCAGCGCGGAAGTGAACGGGGAAGAGCAGACTGTCGTGCGCATTCGGCAGGTGCAAACGAATCCGCAATCCAGCTTTCAGACGCGGCTGGATCTGCGCCTTGCCCACGGTTCAGACACGGTGCGAGTCCGCGTGGACAATTTCCTCTCGCAGCAGCGCTACTATCTGACACTGCCTTTCCATCCGGACTCCTTAAAGATCGACCCCGATGACTGGGTGCTGAAGCAGGCCAGCACTGAGCCGCTGCCGCTGACCATACTGAATGACACGCTGCCTGCGGCCACCATTGGCGAGCATTATGAAGTGCACCTGACGGCCATTGGCGGCACCGGAGCACTGCACTTCTGGAGCGCCATGCCGCGTGATCTGCCGCCGGGATTGCTGCTGTCGCCGGACGGCATGCTGGGCGGCGCACCGGTCGAGCAGGGGGTGACCCGGTTTGTCGTCAAGGTGATTGATGAGCGCGGCGCGGTGGACAAGCTCGAGGTGGTCTTGCATATCCTGCCACCGCTCGCGCCGCCGCAGAATGTGGTCCTCTACCCGGAAGGGAATGGTTTGCATCTGCACTGGTCTCCGGTCTCCACAGCCGACAGCTACCGCGTCTACCGTTCAGATCAGCCCGACTCTCCCTCTATGGAATTAATCGCCACCACTGCCGACACCTTTGCCACCGATACCTTGGCCCCCATCGACCCCGATTCCATGGCCCACCGGT
This region includes:
- a CDS encoding M1 family metallopeptidase; amino-acid sequence: MKTLFFTVLILIGLALSQRTVFADPSDGEGAPANPQEFHEQESTRLRRVFAAEASTPIAASQEDFDVVCYNLALDFRGYYQQIISGAVTIDARSRVPALTELVLDLCSALSVDSVICGSALQPFALDSNLLRISLDRAYMQDERVQVRVVYHGTPCQTNVPYTSVQFYNRPVGSYFVPTEATLSEPYGARDWWPSKNVVSDKADSVRVSVIVADTLTATSNGLLESVIAIPPSSRMFTWVERHPISTYLISASVTNYASYPDAYLTLAGDTMPIVHYAYPERLTRAQTSWNVLPAMMNFCAQLFGEYPFVDEKYGHTMFSFGGAMEHQTNTSFGRNITPGTHSYDYIVQHELVHQWFGDDVTLATWPDVWLNEGFACYGEALWMEHLGGFAAYRSYMTSTGNLIVTDPSGPVVNPADLFNSNTVYHKGAWALHMLRGLVRNDSLFFAALREYHTRHAHGNATTQEFLADVSDVVGFNVTPYLYNYLYLTNRPQFVTSFGSAEVNGEEQTVVRIRQVQTNPQSSFQTRLDLRLAHGSDTVRVRVDNFLSQQRYYLTLPFHPDSLKIDPDDWVLKQASTEPLPLTILNDTLPAATIGEHYEVHLTAIGGTGALHFWSAMPRDLPPGLLLSPDGMLGGAPVEQGVTRFVVKVIDERGAVDKLEVVLHILPPLAPPQNVVLYPEGNGLHLHWSPVSTADSYRVYRSDQPDSPSMELIATTADTFATDTLAPIDPDSMAHRFYEVRATRR